TCACCGCATGCTGGCGCAGCAGTTCGGAATATGCCAGCTCGCGCAAGGTGTTCACGTCTGGGCGCTGGCCGGGTGCGTGCAATTCGATGCCGTTGACGGCAGCTGTCGGCACGGCGGCTTGGGTGGAAGCAGCCGTACCGGCGCACTGGCAGGTGCTGCTGCCGCACCCGGTGACGGTGGACGTTTGTGCATTCATGAGAATTTGCTTTCTGGTTTCACGATGGTTTTCGCCGGCTGACTGGCGGCCTGCGATGCTGGCGCAGGCTGCTGCTGGGGACGCGGTGCCGTCCGGGTGGTGGCACCAACATCAAGGCGGCGGCTGCGCACGATCTGGTAGGGGCGGAACAGGTAGCCGACCGAGGCAAAGCCGCTCCACACATGGACCAGGCGGCTGAACGGGAACAGCAGGAAGATCGTCATGCCGAACACGATGTGGAACAGGTAGGGCCAGGGCAGGCCGGCCAGCGCCTCGGCATCGACCGTGCGCAAGGTCAGGATGCGCTGCGCCCAATCGGCCAGGATCAGCATCACGCTGCCGTCCGAGTGCGCCCAGGAAAACGGCAGGGTGATCAGGCCCACGACCAGTTGCACCCACAGGATCAGCAGGATCGCCAGGTCGGTCTTGTGGCTGGTGTAGCGGATGCGCTCATCGAAGATGCGGCGGTAGATCAGCATCGACAGGCCGATGAAGCACAGCACGCCAAACAGGCCGCCCGAGTAGATGGCGATCTTCTGCTTGACCGATGCTTCAAGAAAGTGGGCATAAAACGCATGCGGCGCCAGCAGGCCGACCAGGTGGCCGAAGAACAGGAACAGGATGCCGACATGGAACAGGTTGCTGCCCCAGCGCAGCAGGCCGGTGCGCAGCAGTTGCGAAGAGTCGCTTTTCCAGGTGTACTGGTCGCGGTCGAAGCGAATCAGGCTGCCGAGCAGGAACACCGCCAGGCAGATGTAGGGATAGACCCCGAATAGAAAACCGTGCAGGGAGGTCATGCCTGTGCTCCTTGGGAAGGACGTGCTTTACGCAAGGGGTTAGGCACGATGTGGATGGGTTGGGGCTGGTCGGGTTTGGCCTGGCCCTTGGACGAGCAGCCGTCGAACACGACCGGCTCCTGCCAGACGGTGTCGATCGGCTCTTCGGCGGCGATTTCAACCGGCGATGCTTTCTCGCCGGCCAGCTCCAGCAGGGCGCCCAGCACGCAGGCGTAGGGGCTTGAGCGCTGCTGCAAGGCCGCGAAGATGGCATTGAAGATATGCGCCATTTCGGCCAGGAATTCGCGCGCCTCGCGCGGCGGCTGGGTCGAGGTGAATTCGAGCACCACCGGCAAAAAGTCGGGCATTTCGCCTTCGCCCAGGTACATGCCGGCCTTTTCGTAGGTCTGCGCCAGGTCGATCATCGCCGGCCCGCGCTCGCGCGAGTCGCCATGCACATGCTCGAACAGGTGTAGCGAGGTGGCGCGGCCCCGGTCGAACAGTTCGACATAGTCGGATTCGACTTCCAGCGCTTCCTTGCGCTCAAGCGTGTCGATCAGCGCGTCGAGTTCGGCCAGCCGCTGGGCCGGCAGGGATTTTTCGTCGTGCAGCGCACCGCGCAGGTCGGCCAGGTGGCCGCGCAGTTCGGCATCCGGGTAGCCCAGCAGGCGTGCCAGCACGCGCAGGCTTTTACTTGCCTTGGGAATGTTGTTGAACAGTGCCATGTCTCAAACCTCCACCTTGATGGGAATAGTGCGTTTCTTGCTGCCGCCGAACAGGCTCACGTCGCTGGCGCCGTCGGAGCAGCCGTTGCCAAAGGTAAAGCCGCAGCCGCCGCGCATGTCGAAGGCGTTTTCGGCGTATTCGCGGTGCGTGGTCGGAATCACGAAGCGGTCTTCGTAGTTGGCAATCGCCATGATGTGGTACATCTCCTCGACCTCGGCCACCGTCAGGCCCGCCTGCGCCAGCACGGCCAGGTTCTGCTCGTTGTCCACATGCTTGCTGCGCTGGTAGGAGCGCATCGCCAGCATGCGCTGCAGCGACCGGATCACCGGCGCGGTGTCGCCCGCCGTCAGCAGGTTGGCCAGGTACTGCACGGGAATGCGCATCTGGGCAATGTCGGGCAACTCGCCGTTGATGCCGATCTGCCCGGCGTTGGCGGCCGAGGTGATGGGCGACAGCGGCGGCACATACCAGACCATCGGCAGCGTGCGGTATTCGGGATGCAGCGGCAGCGCGACCTTCCACTCGACGGCCATCTTGTACACCGGGCTCTTGCGCGCGCCTTCGAGCCAGGCTTCGGGAATGCCGTCCAGGCGGGCCTGGGCAATCACGGCCGGGTCGTACGGATTCAGGAAGATATCAAGCTGGGCCTGGTACAAATCCTTGTCGTTTTCAACGCTGGCGGCTTCCTGGATGCGGTCGGCGTCATACAAAATGACGCCCAGGTAGCGGATGCGCCCGACGCAGGTTTCGCTGCACACGGTCGGCTGGCCGGCCTCGATGCGCGGATAGCAGAAGGTGCATTTCTCGGCCTTGCCGCTTTTCCAGTTGTAGTAGATCTTCTTGTACGGGCAGCCCGAGACGCACATGCGCCAGCCCCGGCATTTGTCCTGGTCGATCAGCACGATGCCGTCTTCCTCGCGCTTGTAGATCGAGCCCGACGGGCACGACGCCACGCAGGCCGGGTTCAGGCAGTGCTCGCACAGGCGCGGCAAGTACATCATGAAGGTGTTTTCAAACTGGCCGACCATGTCTTTTTGCACCTGGTCGAAATTGTCCAGATTGGCATCCTTGCTGCGCTTGGAAAACTCGCCGCCCAGGATTTCTTCCCAGTTCGGACCCCATTCGATCTTTTCCATGCGCTTGCCGGTGATCAGGCTGCGCGGCCGTGCGGTCGGCGCTGCCTTCATCTCGGGCGCTGACTGCAGGTGGTCATAGTCGAAGGTGAAGGGCTCGTAATAGTCGTCAATCTGCGGCATGTTCGGATTGGCGAACAGGCGCATCAGCATTTTCCACTTGCCGCCCTGGCGCGGCTCGATGGAGCCGTCGGGCTTGCGAATCCAGCCGCCGTTCCACTTGTCCTGGTTTTCCCATTCCTTGGGGTAGCCGATGCCGGGCTTGGTCTCCACATTGTTGAACCAGACGTATTCCATGCCGGGACGGCTGGTCCAGACGTTCTTGCAGGTGACTGAACAGGTGTGGCAACCGATGCACTTGTCCAGGTTCAGCACCATGCCGATTTGAGCGCGTACCTTCATGCTGCTTCTCCCAGTTGTTGCACCGCGAAGGCGCGTTCGTCATCGCGTGGCGTGTCGAGCCAATCGACCTTGTCCATCTTGCGCACCACGACGAATTCGTCGCGGTTGGTGCCTATGGTTCCGTAGTAGTTGAAGCCGTAGCTCAACTGGGCGTAGCCGCCTATCATGTGCGTCGGCTTCAGCACGATGCGCGTCACCGAGTTGTGGATGCCGCCGCGCTGGCCGGTGATTTCCGAACCCGGCGTGTTGACGATCTTTTCCTGCGCGTGGTACATCATCACCATGCCGGGCTTGACGCGCTGGCTGACGACCGCCCGCGCGGCAATCGCGCCGTTGACGTTGTAGGCCTCGATCCAGTCGTTGTCTTCGACGCCAATCAATTTGGCGTCGTCCTCGCTGAGCCAGATAATCGGCCCGCCCCGGCTCAGGGTGAGCATCAGCAGGTTGTCGGTGTAGGTCGAGTGAATGCCCCACTTCTGGTGCGGCGTGATGAAGTTCAGCAGGATCTCGGCATGGCCGTTGGAGCGGATGCCATGCACGCCCGCCGTCGCCTTCAGGTTCACCGGCGGACGGTAGCTGGCCAGGCCTTCGCCAAAAGCCAGCATCCACGGATGGTCCTGGTAGAACTGCTGGCGGCCGGTCAGCGTGCGCCACGGGATGTATTCATGCACGTTGGTGTAGCCGGCGTTGTACGACACGGTCTCGGACTCGATGCCGCTCCAGGTCGGCGAGCTGATGATCTTGCGCGGCTGCGCCTGGATGTCGCGGAAACGGATTTTTTCGTCTTCGCGGTGCATCGCCAGGTGGGTGTGGTCGCGGCCGGTCTGCTTGCCCAGCGCTTCCCAGGCCTTCACGGCGACGTGGCCGTTGGTTTCGGGCGCGAGCTGCAGCACCATTTCGCAGGCGTCGATGTCGCTGTCGATGCGCGGCATGCCCTGCGTCACGCCGGGCTCGGTCACCAGGCCGTTCAACTGGCCGAGCTGCGTGACCTCGATTTGCGTGTTCCACGAAATGCCCTTGCCGCCGTTGCCGATCTTGTTCAGCAGCGGGCCGACGGCGGTGAAGCGCTTGTACACGTTCGGGTAGTCGCGTTCGACGACCTGCATCTGCGGCGCCGTCTTGCCCGGAATCAGCTCGCATTCGCCGCGCTTCCAGTCCTTGACCTCGAAGGGCTGGGCCAGCTCGCCCGGCGTGTCGTGCATCACCGGGGTCAGGACCATTTCCTTTTCGACACCCAAATGCCCGTCGCACAGTTCGCTGAATTTCTTCGCAAAGCCCTTGTAGATTTCCCAGTCGCTTTTCGACTGCCAGACCGGGTCCACCGCGGTGGAGAGCGGATGGATGAACGGGTGCATGTCGCTGGTGTTCAGGTCGTTCTTTTCGTACCAGGTGGCCGTGGGCAGAACGATGTCCGAATACAGGCAGGTCGTGCTCATGCGGAAATCGAGCGTGACCAGCAGGTCCAGCTTGCCTTCGGGCGCCTTGTCGTGCCAGACGACTTCCTCGGGCTTGCCGTCCTCGGCGCCCAGATCCTTGCCCTGCACGCCGTTGCTGGTGCCCAAGAGGTGCTTGAGGAAATACTCGTGGCCCTTGCCCGACGAGCCGATGATGTTGGAGCGCCAGACGAACATGTTGCGCGGCCAGTTGGCCGGGTGGTCCGGGTCTTCGCAGCTCAGTTTCAATGAGCCGTCTTTCAGTGCCTTGACGACATAGTCCTTGGCATCGAGTCCTGCGGCCTGCGCGTCTTTCACGACTTGCATCGGATTCGTCTGCAGTTGCGGCGCCGACGGCAGCCAGCCCATGCGCTCGGCGCGCACGTTGTAGTCGATCATGCTGCCGCCATACATCTTCTTGTCGGCCAGCGGCGAGAGCACTTCATCGACGCCGAGCTTTTCATAGCGCCACTGATTCGTGTGGGCATAAAAGAAGCTGGTCGAATTCATCTGCCTGGGCGGGCGGATCCAGTCGAGCGCGAAGGCCAGCGGCGTCCAGCCGGTCTGCGGGCGCAGCTTTTCCTGGCCCACATAGTGCGCCCAGCCGCCGCCGCTTTTGCCGATGCAGCCGCACATCATCAGCATGTTGATGACGCTGCGGTAGTTCATGTCGCTGTGGTACCAGTGGTTCATGCCCGCGCCGATGATGACCATCGAACGGCCCTGCGTCTTGTCGGCGTTTTCGGCGAACTGGCGCGCCACGGTGATGATCTGGTCGCGCGGCACGCCGGTGATCTGCTCCTGCCAGGCCGGGGTGTAGGGCGTGTTGTCGTTGAAATCGCTGGCCGCCAGTTCGCCGGGCAGGCCGCGCGCAATGCCGTACTGCGCCGCCTGCAGGTCGAACACCGTGGCGACCAGCGCCGAGCGTTCCTCGCCGGCCTTGCCCAGCGCGATGCGCTGCACCGGCACCGTGCGCACCAGCACATCGCTTTGCTCGTTGTTGGGAAAATGCTCGTGGTGGATGCCGCCGAAATACGGAAACCCCACCTGCGCGCTGTCATGGCTGGCTTGCTCGCCCTCCATCACCGACAGCTTGAGGCTAACGTCCTGGCCGTGGCGCGCTTCCTTGGCTTCCAGGTTCCACTGGCCGACATCGGCACGGCCGTCCGGTCCCCAGCGAAAGCCAATCGCGCCGTTGGGCAGCACGACCTTGCCGCTGGCATCGAAAGCGACGGTTTTCCAGTCGGGGTTGTTGGCCTGGCCGAGATTGCCGTTGAAGTCGGAGGCACGCACATAGCGGTCCGGCACCAGCACGGTGTTGCCGTTTTCCAGCGTGTGCTCTTTCAGCATGACCAGCATCGGCAGGTCGGTGTAGCGGCGCGCGTAGTCGTCGAAGTAGGCCGAGCGCGGCTTGCCGTTGCCGCCGAAGTAAAAGTCTTTCAAAATCACATGGCCCATCGCCATGGCGACGGCGGCGTCCGTGCCCTGCTTGGGGTGCAGCCACAAATCCGACAACTTCGCGACTTCCGAATAATCGGGCGTGATGGCGACCGTCTTGCAGCCCTTGTAGCGCACTTCCGTGAAGAAGTGGGCGTCGGGCGTGCGCGTTTGCGGCACGTTCGAGCCCCAGGCGATGATGAAGCTGGAGTTGTACCAGTCGGCCGATTCGGGAACGTCGGTCTGTTCGCCCCAGACCTGCGGGCTGCTCGGAGGCAAGTCGCAGTACCAGTCGTAAAAGCTCATGCACACGCCGCCAATCAAGGAAAGGTAGCGCGAGCCGGCGGCATAGCTAACCATCGACATGGCCGGAATCGGCGAGAAGCCGATGATGCGGTCGGCGCCGTGCTGCTTGATCGTGTACACGTTGGACGCGGCGATCAGCTCGTTGACCTCGTCCCATGTTGAGCGCACAAAGCCGCCAAGGCCGCGCACGCTCTGGTAGTCGCGGCGCTTGGCGTCGTCCTGCACCACGGCGGCCCAGGCTTCGACGGGCGGCAATGTGAGCCTTGCTTCGCGCCAGTGCTTGAGCAGGCGCGCGCGGATCATCGGGTACTTGACGCGGTTGGCGCTGTACAGATACCAGCTGTAGCTCGCGCCACGTGCGCAGCCGCGCGGCTCGTGGTTGGGCATGTCCCAGCGCGTGCGCGGGTAGTCAGTCTGCTGGGTTTCCCAGGTGACGATGCCGCCCTTGACGTAAATCTTCCACGAGCATGAGCCGGTGCAGTTCACGCCGTGGGTGCTGCGAACGATCTTGTCGTGCGCCCAGCGGTTACGGTAGGCGTCTTCCCAGGTGCGGTCTTCGGCCGTGGTGACGCCGTGGTCGCCCGAGAACGCTTCCCGCGGATTGGAAAAGTGGCTTAATCGGTCCAAAAAGTGACTCATCGAGTTCTCCGGTAATGGGGTAAATAAGAGGTCTGAACAGCGCTCAGGGGTTCTTGATCTCGGCGCCCGCGCGCAGGTAGAACCACCAGTTCAGCACCAGGCACAGGGCATAGAAAATCGCAAAGCCGTACATGGCGTTCTGGGGCGTGCCGGCCTTGATCTGCGCGCCGATGACCACCGGGGCGATGAACGCACCGTAGGCGGCAATCGCCGAGGTCCAGCCCAGCACCGGGCCGGCCTGCTGGCGGTCAAAAATCACGCCGATGGTGCGAAAGGTCGAGCCGTTGCCGATGCCGCTGGCCGTGAACAGCAGCACGAACAAACCCATGAACAGGAAGAAATACTGCTCGGGCGTGGCCGACTGATAGGCCAGCAGCATGACGTAGCCCACGGCGGCAGAGGCCGCGACCATGACGGCCGAGATGATCTGGGTGACGATGGAGCCGCCCACCTTGTCGGAAATCCAGCCGCCGATGGGCCGCACCGCAGCGCCGACGAAGGGACCGATCCACGCATAGGTCAGCGCCGAAGGCGCATTCGGATTCTTCAGCGTGTGCTGCATGATGCCGGCCGCGTCAGGCACATGGCTGATGCCGAAGATGATGGTAATGGCCAGCGGCAGCGCCATCGAAAAGCCGATGAAGGAGCCGAAAGTGACGATGTACAGCACGGTCAGCGACCAGGTGTGCTTGTTGCTAAAAATCGCGAACTGCTTGGCGATGTTGTCTTTCATCGCACCAAAAGCCGTCAGTTTCATGACCATCAGCGTGCTGACGATGATCAGCGGCATGGCCACCCACATGTTTAGCAGGCCCAGGCCGGACGGCTTGGGCAGGTAGAGGTACAGGCCGACGCCGGCCGGAACGAAGGACAGCGTGTAGAGCCAGATGATCTTCAGAAAAGCCGGAATCGTTCCACCAATTTCAGGCGACACCGTTTTCAGGTTGTTCATGCCGAAAAAGCACAGCAGCGACAGCGGCACCAGCGACAGCAGCCAGGTGAAGCCGGCGTTCTGAATCCAGGTCGGCGTGCCGGCGGCAATCTTGCCGAAGATCCAGCCGCTGCTTTTCACCAGCACCATCGGCTCGCCACCCAGGCTGCCGAAGACGCTCATGGTCATCACCAGCGGGATGACGATCTGCATGGTGGTCACGCCGAAATTGCCCAGGCCGGCATTCAGGCCGAGCGCCGTGCCCTGCAGCCGCTTGGGGAAAAAGCCGCTGATGTTGGACATGGAGCTGGCAAAGTTGCCGCCGCCCACGCCCGACCACAGCGCCATCAGCTGGAAGGTCCACAGCGGCCATTCAGGATGCTGCAAGACGATGCCGGTGCCAATCGCCGGGGCCAGCAGCATCGAGGTCGTCAAAAAGATGGTGTTGCGCCCGCCGGCCAGCCGGATCAGGAAGGACGCCGGAATCCGCATGGTCGCGCCGGCAAGTCCCGAAATGGCGGTCAGCGTGAACAGCTCGGCCTGGCTGAACGGAAAGCCCAGGTTGAGCATCTGCACGGTGATGATGCCCCACATGCCCCAGATGGCGAAGCCGCACAGCAGGCTGGGCACGGAAATCCACAGGTTGCGGTAGGCGATGCGCTTGCCGGTGCTTTCCCAGAATTTCTCGTCCTCGGGGCGCCAGTCGGCAATGTCGGCGCCGGAGTCATTCCCGGACGGCAGGACGGCAGTGCCTGCGGCGGAAGCAGTTTTCATGTTCATGATTGTTTTCCCGGTAAAAATTGGGGCGTCAGGCGGCTGCGTGGCGGCCCATGACTTCGGTGCGGCGCACTTCGGTCCAGTACATCCAGATCAGCGATACCCAGACCACGCCGTACATCAGCATGAAGGCGCTGGAGCGGATGCCGGTCAGGTCCATCAGCGCGCCGAACAGGATGGGCAATACGAAACCGCCCAGCCCGCCGGCCAGACCG
This DNA window, taken from Polaromonas hydrogenivorans, encodes the following:
- the narI gene encoding respiratory nitrate reductase subunit gamma; the encoded protein is MTSLHGFLFGVYPYICLAVFLLGSLIRFDRDQYTWKSDSSQLLRTGLLRWGSNLFHVGILFLFFGHLVGLLAPHAFYAHFLEASVKQKIAIYSGGLFGVLCFIGLSMLIYRRIFDERIRYTSHKTDLAILLILWVQLVVGLITLPFSWAHSDGSVMLILADWAQRILTLRTVDAEALAGLPWPYLFHIVFGMTIFLLFPFSRLVHVWSGFASVGYLFRPYQIVRSRRLDVGATTRTAPRPQQQPAPASQAASQPAKTIVKPESKFS
- the narJ gene encoding nitrate reductase molybdenum cofactor assembly chaperone — protein: MALFNNIPKASKSLRVLARLLGYPDAELRGHLADLRGALHDEKSLPAQRLAELDALIDTLERKEALEVESDYVELFDRGRATSLHLFEHVHGDSRERGPAMIDLAQTYEKAGMYLGEGEMPDFLPVVLEFTSTQPPREAREFLAEMAHIFNAIFAALQQRSSPYACVLGALLELAGEKASPVEIAAEEPIDTVWQEPVVFDGCSSKGQAKPDQPQPIHIVPNPLRKARPSQGAQA
- the narH gene encoding nitrate reductase subunit beta, with protein sequence MKVRAQIGMVLNLDKCIGCHTCSVTCKNVWTSRPGMEYVWFNNVETKPGIGYPKEWENQDKWNGGWIRKPDGSIEPRQGGKWKMLMRLFANPNMPQIDDYYEPFTFDYDHLQSAPEMKAAPTARPRSLITGKRMEKIEWGPNWEEILGGEFSKRSKDANLDNFDQVQKDMVGQFENTFMMYLPRLCEHCLNPACVASCPSGSIYKREEDGIVLIDQDKCRGWRMCVSGCPYKKIYYNWKSGKAEKCTFCYPRIEAGQPTVCSETCVGRIRYLGVILYDADRIQEAASVENDKDLYQAQLDIFLNPYDPAVIAQARLDGIPEAWLEGARKSPVYKMAVEWKVALPLHPEYRTLPMVWYVPPLSPITSAANAGQIGINGELPDIAQMRIPVQYLANLLTAGDTAPVIRSLQRMLAMRSYQRSKHVDNEQNLAVLAQAGLTVAEVEEMYHIMAIANYEDRFVIPTTHREYAENAFDMRGGCGFTFGNGCSDGASDVSLFGGSKKRTIPIKVEV
- a CDS encoding nitrate reductase subunit alpha, with product MSHFLDRLSHFSNPREAFSGDHGVTTAEDRTWEDAYRNRWAHDKIVRSTHGVNCTGSCSWKIYVKGGIVTWETQQTDYPRTRWDMPNHEPRGCARGASYSWYLYSANRVKYPMIRARLLKHWREARLTLPPVEAWAAVVQDDAKRRDYQSVRGLGGFVRSTWDEVNELIAASNVYTIKQHGADRIIGFSPIPAMSMVSYAAGSRYLSLIGGVCMSFYDWYCDLPPSSPQVWGEQTDVPESADWYNSSFIIAWGSNVPQTRTPDAHFFTEVRYKGCKTVAITPDYSEVAKLSDLWLHPKQGTDAAVAMAMGHVILKDFYFGGNGKPRSAYFDDYARRYTDLPMLVMLKEHTLENGNTVLVPDRYVRASDFNGNLGQANNPDWKTVAFDASGKVVLPNGAIGFRWGPDGRADVGQWNLEAKEARHGQDVSLKLSVMEGEQASHDSAQVGFPYFGGIHHEHFPNNEQSDVLVRTVPVQRIALGKAGEERSALVATVFDLQAAQYGIARGLPGELAASDFNDNTPYTPAWQEQITGVPRDQIITVARQFAENADKTQGRSMVIIGAGMNHWYHSDMNYRSVINMLMMCGCIGKSGGGWAHYVGQEKLRPQTGWTPLAFALDWIRPPRQMNSTSFFYAHTNQWRYEKLGVDEVLSPLADKKMYGGSMIDYNVRAERMGWLPSAPQLQTNPMQVVKDAQAAGLDAKDYVVKALKDGSLKLSCEDPDHPANWPRNMFVWRSNIIGSSGKGHEYFLKHLLGTSNGVQGKDLGAEDGKPEEVVWHDKAPEGKLDLLVTLDFRMSTTCLYSDIVLPTATWYEKNDLNTSDMHPFIHPLSTAVDPVWQSKSDWEIYKGFAKKFSELCDGHLGVEKEMVLTPVMHDTPGELAQPFEVKDWKRGECELIPGKTAPQMQVVERDYPNVYKRFTAVGPLLNKIGNGGKGISWNTQIEVTQLGQLNGLVTEPGVTQGMPRIDSDIDACEMVLQLAPETNGHVAVKAWEALGKQTGRDHTHLAMHREDEKIRFRDIQAQPRKIISSPTWSGIESETVSYNAGYTNVHEYIPWRTLTGRQQFYQDHPWMLAFGEGLASYRPPVNLKATAGVHGIRSNGHAEILLNFITPHQKWGIHSTYTDNLLMLTLSRGGPIIWLSEDDAKLIGVEDNDWIEAYNVNGAIAARAVVSQRVKPGMVMMYHAQEKIVNTPGSEITGQRGGIHNSVTRIVLKPTHMIGGYAQLSYGFNYYGTIGTNRDEFVVVRKMDKVDWLDTPRDDERAFAVQQLGEAA
- a CDS encoding MFS transporter, whose translation is MNMKTASAAGTAVLPSGNDSGADIADWRPEDEKFWESTGKRIAYRNLWISVPSLLCGFAIWGMWGIITVQMLNLGFPFSQAELFTLTAISGLAGATMRIPASFLIRLAGGRNTIFLTTSMLLAPAIGTGIVLQHPEWPLWTFQLMALWSGVGGGNFASSMSNISGFFPKRLQGTALGLNAGLGNFGVTTMQIVIPLVMTMSVFGSLGGEPMVLVKSSGWIFGKIAAGTPTWIQNAGFTWLLSLVPLSLLCFFGMNNLKTVSPEIGGTIPAFLKIIWLYTLSFVPAGVGLYLYLPKPSGLGLLNMWVAMPLIIVSTLMVMKLTAFGAMKDNIAKQFAIFSNKHTWSLTVLYIVTFGSFIGFSMALPLAITIIFGISHVPDAAGIMQHTLKNPNAPSALTYAWIGPFVGAAVRPIGGWISDKVGGSIVTQIISAVMVAASAAVGYVMLLAYQSATPEQYFFLFMGLFVLLFTASGIGNGSTFRTIGVIFDRQQAGPVLGWTSAIAAYGAFIAPVVIGAQIKAGTPQNAMYGFAIFYALCLVLNWWFYLRAGAEIKNP